One genomic region from Macrobrachium rosenbergii isolate ZJJX-2024 chromosome 1, ASM4041242v1, whole genome shotgun sequence encodes:
- the LOC136840579 gene encoding uncharacterized protein, translating into MSKEAACIAVILALDEEEEKKNCEKKDLDERFVQKKNLLQELLVSAPSDYNKYLRMDRESFMGLLEKTMPLIVKMDTKLRECISPSERLSSTIRFLALGQTFQELMFTTAISPQSLGRIIIETCSSVITKLNKIPKRENEWLEVATGFERTWQFPHCIGPIDGKHVKIKKPIGSGSY; encoded by the exons ATGAGTAAAGAGGCTGCATGCATAGCCGTTATTTTGGCTTtggacgaggaggaggaaaagaaaaattgtgaaaagaaaGATCTGGATGAAAGATTTGTTCAAAAAAAGAACCTTCTACAGGAATTGCTTGTCTCTGCTCCTTCAGATTACAACAAATACTTACGCATGGACAGAGAATCATTTATGGGATTGCTGGAGAAGACTATGCCTCTCATAGTTAAAATGGATACTAAGCTGAGAGAATGTATTTCACCAAGTGAAAGGCTTTCCAGTACTATTCGGTTCCTGGCTCTTGGACAAACATTTCAGGAGCTTATGTTCACTACAGCTATCTCTCCACAAAGCCTTGGTCGCATCATTATAGAAACCTGTAGTTCTGTCATCACTAAGTTAAATAAG ATCcccaaaagagaaaatgaatggttAGAAGTAGCCACTGGATTTGAGAGGACTTGGCAGTTTCCTCATTGCATTGGGCCAATTGATGGGAAGCATGTGAAAATTAAGAAGCCCATTGGCTCTGGCTCATATTAG